The following coding sequences are from one Solea solea chromosome 11, fSolSol10.1, whole genome shotgun sequence window:
- the LOC131468506 gene encoding serine/threonine-protein kinase pim-2-like yields the protein MFSELNSGLNLISASKERTALESPNKRQREDSKPAEELVVKRKPPTRKKKVYGTFVHQSCKCPTASKPDDRRSCVLGHTCTGLTWSFIQEKKQDLESFRKLQRDDSRPSEVPVVKATKRKASAERETPRKKKKSDDVTQNNSCLLGHTCRDHFHDKYQQLGKIGQGGFGSVYDGIRTSDKLHVAIKHIRSSCVRRGSMMLNGIKCMIPLEVILLHKAAGEPESVGKSAAVSLLDWYDLKDRVILVMERPQPSVTLNSYLQSCGPVNEKIAKKVTKQLVEAAVKMEAVKIFHRDIKTSNILVQSTPGIFRMRVIDFGCGSILRKRHYNYRRFRGTPLYIPPEFMKYGIYQAGPTTVWQLGAVLYEVLHGVWFNTFSFVTTKCKIRSDLSTDCLDFFKACLALEPGDRATLKQMLQHPWLS from the exons ATGTTTTCAGAGCTCAATTCAG GATTAAATTTGATCTCGGCATCCAAGGAGAGGACGGCCTTGGAGTCACCCAATAAAaggcagagagaggacagcaaACCTGCTGAGGAGCTAGTAGTGAAGAGGAAACCACCCACAAGAAAAAAGAAGGTTTACGGCACTTTTGTTCATCAGAGCTGCAAATGCCCCACAGCCTCCAAACCGGATGACCGAAGAAGCTGCGTCTTAGGCCACACCTGCACAG GGTTGACATGGAGCTTCATACAAGAGAAAAAGCAGGACTTGGAGTCGTTCAGAAAACTGCAGAGAGATGACAGCCGACCTTCTGAGGTGCCAGTGGTGAAGGccacaaaaagaaaagcttcCGCTGAAAGAGAGACAcccaggaaaaagaagaagagtgatgatgtcacacagaaCAACAGCTGCCTCTTGGGCCACACCTGCAGAG ATCACTTCCATGACAAATACCAGCAACTGGGTAAGATCGGACAAGGAGGCTTTGGTTCAGTTTATGATGGCATAAGAACATCTGACAAATTACAT GTGGCGATCAAACACATCCGCTCATCCTGTGTGAGGAGGGGATCAATG ATGTTAAATGGGATAAAATGCATGATCCCCCTGGAGGTGATCCTCTTGCACAAAGCAGCAGGTGAACCAGAGTCTGTGGGTAAATCAGCAGCCGTGTCACTGTTAGACTGGTACGATCTGAAAGACCGGGTCATCCTGGTCATGGAGAGGCCACAACCCTCTGTGACCCTGAACAGCTACTTGCAAAGTTGTGGTCCAGTGAACGAGAAAATTGCAAAG AAAGTCACAAAGCAGCTGGTGGAAGCAGCTGTAAAGATGGAGGCGGTAAAAATCTTCCACCGGGACATAAAAACTTCGAACATCCTTGTCCAGTCCACACCTGGTATCTTCCGAATGCGAGTCATCGACTTTGGATGTGGCTCCATTTTGAGGAAAAGACATTACAATTACCGTAGGTTCAGAG GAACCCCTTTGTATATTCCTCCAGAGTTTATGAAATATGGGATATACCAGGCTGGACCCACCACTGTCTGGCAGTTGGGTGCTGTGTTGTATGAAGTGCTGCATGGAGTGTGGTTCAACACCTTTAGTTTCGTGACCACCAAATGTAAAATCAGAAGTGACCTGTCCACTG ATTGCCTGGATTTTTTTAAAGCGTGTTTAGCTCTGGAGCCTGGCGATCGAGCCACTCTAAAGCAAATGCTGCAACATCCCTGGctctcatga